The Pseudomonas azadiae genome includes a window with the following:
- the rssC gene encoding anti-sigma factor antagonist RssC, with protein MSTGRIQFAEQDGTFVLKFVGEVRLTLCSALDATIERIFTALNFSAIVIDLTETRSIDSTTLGLLAKLSILSRQKVGLLPTVVTTHEDITRLLQSMGFDQVFNIVDRPIPCPECLTDLPSQDQSEEIVRIKVLEAHKILMGLNESNREAFHDLVNALERH; from the coding sequence ATGAGTACCGGAAGAATCCAATTCGCCGAGCAAGACGGGACTTTCGTCCTGAAATTTGTCGGTGAAGTGCGCCTGACCCTGTGTTCGGCGCTGGATGCGACGATTGAGCGGATTTTCACCGCGCTGAACTTCTCGGCGATCGTGATCGATCTGACCGAAACCCGCAGCATCGACAGCACCACCCTGGGGCTGCTGGCCAAGCTGTCCATTCTGTCTCGGCAGAAGGTCGGCCTGTTGCCGACGGTCGTGACCACCCACGAAGACATCACCCGTCTGCTGCAATCCATGGGCTTCGACCAGGTGTTCAACATCGTTGACCGTCCGATCCCCTGCCCGGAATGCCTGACCGACTTGCCTTCGCAGGACCAGTCCGAAGAAATCGTGCGGATCAAGGTGCTGGAAGCGCACAAGATCCTGATGGGCTTGAACGAGTCCAACCGCGAAGCCTTCCACGACCTCGTCAATGCGCTTGAGCGTCACTGA
- the tal gene encoding transaldolase, translating to MTSKLEQLKQFTTVVADTGDFSTLAKLKPQDATTNPSLLLKAASIAGYAKLLDECVQDCNGDVGLASDRFAVAVGQEILKVVPGRISTEVDARLSFDEDAILKRAHRLIDLYDKAGVGRDRVLIKIASTWEGIRAAEKLEKEGIQTNLTLLFSFAQAVACAEAGVFLISPFVGRIYDWYKKANGNDYTGSDDPGVQSVTRIYNYYKANGYKTVVMGASFRNLSQIEELAGCDRLTISPDLLEKLAADEGTLERKLSPGHAGEARVHMTEAQFRWESNEDAMATEKLAEGIRQFARDQEKLEALLSAKL from the coding sequence ATGACTTCCAAGCTGGAACAACTCAAGCAATTCACCACCGTTGTAGCCGATACCGGCGATTTTTCCACACTCGCCAAGCTCAAGCCGCAAGACGCCACCACCAACCCTTCCCTGCTGCTCAAGGCCGCGTCGATTGCGGGCTATGCCAAGCTGCTGGACGAGTGCGTGCAGGACTGCAACGGTGATGTAGGTCTGGCCAGTGACCGTTTTGCGGTGGCGGTGGGCCAGGAGATTCTCAAGGTGGTGCCGGGGCGTATTTCCACTGAGGTCGATGCCCGCTTGTCGTTCGATGAAGACGCGATACTCAAGCGTGCGCACCGTCTGATCGATCTGTACGACAAAGCCGGCGTTGGCCGTGACCGGGTGTTGATCAAGATCGCTTCCACCTGGGAAGGCATCCGCGCGGCGGAGAAGCTGGAAAAAGAAGGCATCCAGACCAACCTGACCTTACTGTTCTCCTTCGCCCAGGCCGTGGCTTGCGCTGAAGCCGGCGTGTTCCTGATCTCGCCGTTCGTGGGCCGTATCTACGACTGGTACAAGAAGGCCAACGGTAACGACTACACCGGTTCCGATGACCCGGGCGTACAGTCGGTCACGCGCATCTACAACTACTACAAGGCCAACGGCTACAAGACCGTGGTGATGGGTGCGAGCTTCCGTAACCTCAGCCAGATCGAAGAGCTGGCGGGGTGTGATCGCCTGACCATCAGCCCGGACCTGCTGGAGAAGCTGGCGGCGGATGAAGGCACGCTGGAGCGTAAGCTGTCGCCTGGGCACGCTGGCGAGGCCCGTGTGCATATGACTGAAGCGCAGTTCCGTTGGGAGTCCAACGAAGATGCGATGGCGACTGAGAAGCTGGCGGAGGGGATTCGTCAGTTTGCTCGGGACCAGGAGAAGCTGGAGGCGTTGTTGTCGGCCAAGCTGTAA
- the dusA gene encoding tRNA dihydrouridine(20/20a) synthase DusA, which produces MPLQTAPLSRRFSVAPMMDWTDRHCRYFLRLLSKHALLYTEMVTTGAILHGDHDRFLRHNEAEHPLALQLGGSVPADLAACARMAEAAGYDEVNLNVGCPSDRVQNNMIGAILMAHPVLVADCVKAMRDAVSIPVTVKHRIGINGRDSYAQLCDFVGTVKDAGCTSFTVHARIAILEGLSPKENRDIPPLRYDVAAQLKRDFPELEIVLNGGIKTLEQCREHLQTFDGVMLGREAYHNPYVLAQVDQQVFGSDAPVIGRAEVLAQLRPYIVEHVASGGTMHHITRHVLGLGTGFPGARKFRQLLSVDIHKASDPLALLDQAGALLEGR; this is translated from the coding sequence ATGCCCCTACAAACCGCTCCCCTCTCCCGCCGTTTCTCCGTCGCCCCCATGATGGACTGGACCGACCGCCACTGCCGGTACTTCCTGCGTCTGCTCTCCAAACACGCCCTGCTCTACACCGAGATGGTCACCACCGGCGCCATCCTCCATGGCGACCATGACCGCTTCCTGCGCCACAACGAAGCCGAGCATCCGCTAGCGCTGCAATTGGGCGGCAGCGTCCCCGCTGATCTGGCCGCCTGCGCACGCATGGCCGAGGCCGCCGGGTACGACGAAGTGAACCTGAACGTCGGCTGCCCCAGTGACCGCGTGCAGAACAACATGATCGGCGCGATCCTGATGGCGCACCCTGTCCTGGTGGCGGATTGTGTGAAGGCGATGCGCGATGCGGTGTCGATTCCGGTGACGGTGAAGCATCGCATCGGCATCAATGGCCGGGACAGTTATGCCCAGCTGTGTGATTTCGTCGGGACGGTGAAGGATGCCGGTTGCACCAGTTTCACCGTGCATGCGCGGATTGCGATTCTGGAGGGGTTGTCGCCCAAGGAGAACCGGGATATTCCGCCGTTGCGCTATGACGTGGCGGCGCAGTTGAAGCGGGATTTTCCTGAGTTGGAGATTGTGCTGAACGGCGGGATCAAGACGTTGGAGCAGTGCCGTGAGCATCTGCAGACGTTTGATGGGGTGATGTTGGGGCGCGAGGCTTATCACAATCCGTATGTGCTGGCGCAGGTGGATCAGCAGGTGTTTGGCAGTGATGCGCCGGTGATTGGTCGGGCCGAGGTGTTGGCGCAGTTGCGGCCGTATATTGTGGAGCATGTGGCCAGTGGTGGGACGATGCATCACATTACTCGACATGTGTTGGGGTTGGGCACAGGTTTCCCGGGGGCTCGCAAGTTCAGGCAGTTGTTGTCGGTGGATATTCACAAGGCGAGTGACCCGCTGGCTTTGTTGGATCAGGCGGGAGCGTTGTTGGAAGGGCGGTGA
- a CDS encoding type II toxin-antitoxin system RelE/ParE family toxin, with protein sequence MRVEWLEKALKNLEDEANYIALENPKAADDFSDAIFASVDKLAQFPSMGREGRVKHTREWAVPNWSYLIPYRVRGDRLQILGIFHTRQRPRSKW encoded by the coding sequence ATGCGGGTTGAGTGGCTTGAAAAAGCACTCAAAAATCTGGAAGACGAAGCAAACTATATCGCTCTCGAAAATCCGAAGGCAGCTGACGACTTCTCCGATGCCATTTTCGCTAGCGTCGACAAGCTAGCTCAGTTTCCTTCCATGGGCCGTGAAGGTCGGGTAAAACACACCCGAGAATGGGCGGTACCCAACTGGTCCTATCTGATCCCGTATCGAGTACGCGGAGATCGCCTACAAATTCTTGGCATATTCCACACAAGGCAACGTCCGCGCTCGAAGTGGTGA
- a CDS encoding CopG family ribbon-helix-helix protein, producing MTGISLNLPEDLSNSLADLAKTNGQTASYLAMDVLRDYIEHENTLTAQIELAVKDADEGKFATDDQVAAMRARRWSRNAG from the coding sequence ATGACTGGGATATCCCTAAACCTGCCGGAAGACCTGTCCAACTCTCTCGCCGACCTGGCCAAAACCAACGGTCAGACCGCAAGCTACCTGGCGATGGACGTTCTTCGCGACTACATCGAGCACGAAAATACGCTGACTGCTCAGATCGAGCTGGCGGTAAAAGACGCCGACGAAGGCAAATTCGCCACCGATGACCAAGTGGCGGCCATGCGCGCTAGGCGCTGGAGCCGGAATGCGGGTTGA
- a CDS encoding NACHT domain-containing protein, with protein sequence MATLTTAILTTALKPLITEIYSTAKASVKDKLKKLSLVQISKKIANQLIKLDKVKTIWSPESELSLQNFYFPSRLYIAGAPSKISSLSELPEGNLVIEGIVGQGKSIFMRYLAMSVLNDQEITVVPILVELRKISEQRSLASTIYTFLDTLSLPSDAEAFDYLASTGKIVLLLDGFDEIPAECVNDTIVELETIQAKHPNLKIVISSRPKSSIQNTTGFQVISLVQLSKDDYPPFLKKLISSTAKRLDIIKALDECSTHISGVICTPLMLTLVVIVHQTEQKIPATLPEFFDKLFGTVFSKHDRYKAGFNRQHYSGLSESELKKLFDAFCFMVVQGGSGRSLDTKAFNKHFEKASKYMNTENCGVENFRKDIVKIACLMLDEGYDTTTFLHKSILDYHAAAFVKALPDNTAKSFYKAAFNSYDTWKYPLDFLQTIDKTRYLQDYVVANLSTQIDEITKLINSKNEDSLIAFLESIQPEFNYSITAEYDFLQAGPFNPTRIELFETISNRVFEALMDSVDHSQKDKIDWAIKHTQGLESFPDESQSISIRTIIKSFGADLVWRELQSLETDTLLELSKAKKFLTEERDKNQFLEDILCPSA encoded by the coding sequence ATGGCTACTTTGACGACCGCAATCTTAACAACTGCCCTAAAACCATTAATTACAGAAATTTACAGCACTGCGAAAGCGTCCGTTAAAGATAAATTAAAAAAACTTAGCCTTGTACAGATCAGCAAGAAGATCGCAAATCAGTTGATCAAACTAGACAAAGTGAAAACCATCTGGTCGCCCGAATCCGAACTCTCATTGCAAAATTTTTACTTCCCTTCGAGACTTTATATTGCTGGCGCCCCTAGTAAAATATCCAGCTTATCAGAACTACCAGAAGGAAATTTGGTAATCGAAGGTATTGTGGGACAGGGTAAATCAATTTTTATGCGTTATTTAGCCATGTCCGTTCTCAACGACCAAGAAATCACCGTAGTGCCTATATTGGTAGAGCTTCGAAAAATCTCAGAGCAGCGAAGTTTAGCGAGTACTATTTACACTTTTTTAGATACATTAAGCCTGCCATCTGATGCAGAGGCCTTTGACTATCTAGCTAGCACTGGAAAAATAGTACTTTTACTGGATGGCTTCGATGAAATTCCAGCAGAGTGCGTCAATGATACAATCGTTGAACTTGAGACGATTCAAGCAAAGCATCCTAATCTAAAGATTGTCATCTCAAGCCGCCCAAAAAGCTCTATCCAAAACACAACAGGATTTCAAGTTATATCTTTAGTTCAGCTTTCAAAAGATGATTATCCTCCTTTCCTCAAAAAACTCATTAGCTCGACAGCTAAAAGGTTAGACATAATTAAAGCGCTCGACGAATGCTCTACCCATATTTCGGGCGTAATCTGCACGCCATTGATGCTTACACTGGTGGTCATCGTTCACCAAACCGAGCAAAAAATCCCTGCAACTTTACCTGAGTTTTTTGACAAGCTATTTGGTACCGTATTTAGCAAACATGACCGGTATAAGGCAGGATTTAATAGACAGCATTACTCAGGTTTATCCGAGAGCGAACTAAAAAAATTATTCGATGCATTTTGTTTTATGGTAGTTCAAGGAGGAAGTGGGCGCTCCCTCGACACAAAAGCTTTCAACAAACACTTTGAGAAAGCATCAAAGTACATGAATACTGAGAACTGCGGCGTAGAAAATTTTCGTAAGGACATTGTCAAAATTGCATGTCTAATGCTTGATGAAGGATATGATACAACTACTTTTTTGCATAAGAGCATCCTAGACTACCACGCCGCTGCGTTTGTCAAAGCGCTACCGGACAATACCGCAAAAAGCTTTTATAAAGCTGCATTTAACTCATATGACACCTGGAAATACCCATTAGATTTCCTTCAAACAATTGATAAAACCAGATATTTGCAAGATTACGTTGTAGCCAACCTCTCCACGCAAATTGACGAAATAACAAAACTCATAAATTCAAAAAACGAAGATAGCCTAATTGCATTCCTTGAATCAATCCAACCCGAGTTTAATTACTCGATTACCGCTGAATATGATTTTTTACAAGCAGGTCCATTTAATCCAACTCGTATAGAACTATTTGAAACCATCTCAAATCGTGTTTTTGAAGCACTAATGGATTCAGTCGACCATTCTCAAAAAGATAAAATTGATTGGGCGATCAAACACACACAAGGCCTAGAGAGTTTTCCCGACGAATCACAATCCATAAGCATTCGAACAATTATCAAATCATTCGGCGCGGACTTAGTGTGGAGAGAACTACAATCTTTAGAGACTGATACCCTGCTTGAATTGAGTAAGGCAAAAAAATTTTTGACTGAAGAGCGCGACAAGAACCAGTTCCTCGAGGACATACTTTGTCCTAGCGCTTGA
- a CDS encoding DUF6124 family protein — protein sequence MYKVTPNPPYASNAASSDPKLQAAAQRAIHHHLPPSDDAALVERPSNNLFLVNPTLDPETLLANAAENLASANEMAATLAFDLDDSQRAIALGIQQLIELSSLLVDRAQEQVAPVTASVKA from the coding sequence ATGTACAAGGTCACACCAAATCCGCCTTATGCTTCAAACGCTGCATCCTCTGATCCCAAGCTTCAAGCCGCAGCCCAGCGAGCAATCCATCATCACTTGCCCCCATCCGACGACGCGGCACTCGTGGAACGCCCAAGCAACAATCTATTCCTCGTCAACCCAACCCTCGACCCCGAAACCCTCCTGGCCAACGCTGCCGAAAACCTCGCGTCCGCCAACGAAATGGCCGCCACCTTGGCGTTCGACCTCGACGACTCCCAACGCGCCATCGCCCTGGGCATTCAGCAGCTAATCGAGTTGAGCTCGCTGCTCGTCGACCGAGCTCAGGAGCAAGTTGCGCCTGTAACCGCCTCAGTTAAAGCCTGA
- a CDS encoding MFS transporter, whose protein sequence is MTLEQISGHVLPARSAAKMEAAMAVGAFAIGTGEFAIMGLMPDIAQNLGLSEPQVGHAISAYALGVMVGAPLLAILGAKLLRKHLLLLLMGLYAMGNLATAFTPTFGSLVAFRFISGLPHGAYFGIAAVVASSMVPNDKRAGAVARVMMGLTLAMLLGNPIATFLGQHLGWRSAFALVSVIALITIALVWHFVPHRHDEQRSDPRKELRAFTKPQVWMALAIGAIGFAGMFCVFSYLAPTMLEVTKVSPQWIPFGLAAFGMGGIIGNIAGGKLFDRLQFRAMGWILVWSMAVLIFFTFAASSLWGVLLGIGLVGTMIAMAAPLQIRLMDIAHEAPSLAAASNHAAFNLANALGPWFGGMAITAGLGWTSTGYIGAATALVGLGIYLIARRMKGGH, encoded by the coding sequence ATGACTCTTGAGCAAATATCCGGGCACGTGCTGCCCGCGCGCAGCGCCGCCAAAATGGAAGCTGCCATGGCCGTGGGCGCTTTCGCGATCGGCACCGGTGAATTCGCCATCATGGGGCTGATGCCCGACATCGCCCAGAACCTGGGTTTGAGCGAACCTCAGGTCGGCCACGCCATCAGCGCCTACGCGCTGGGCGTAATGGTCGGCGCCCCGCTGCTCGCCATCCTCGGCGCCAAGCTGCTGCGCAAACATCTGCTGCTGCTGTTGATGGGGCTGTATGCCATGGGCAACCTGGCAACGGCCTTCACCCCGACCTTTGGTTCACTGGTGGCCTTCCGCTTTATCAGCGGCCTGCCCCACGGCGCCTACTTCGGGATTGCCGCCGTCGTCGCCTCCAGCATGGTGCCCAACGACAAACGCGCCGGCGCCGTCGCCCGCGTGATGATGGGCCTGACCCTGGCGATGCTGCTCGGCAACCCCATCGCCACCTTCCTCGGCCAACACCTGGGCTGGCGCTCGGCATTCGCCCTGGTCAGCGTGATCGCGCTCATCACCATCGCCCTGGTCTGGCACTTCGTGCCCCACCGCCACGACGAACAACGCAGCGACCCGCGCAAGGAACTGCGCGCCTTCACCAAACCGCAAGTGTGGATGGCCCTGGCCATTGGCGCGATTGGCTTTGCCGGGATGTTCTGCGTGTTCAGCTACCTGGCGCCGACCATGCTGGAAGTGACCAAGGTGTCGCCCCAGTGGATACCATTTGGCCTGGCGGCGTTTGGCATGGGCGGGATCATCGGCAACATCGCCGGCGGCAAGCTGTTTGATCGCCTGCAGTTTCGGGCGATGGGCTGGATCCTGGTGTGGTCGATGGCCGTGCTGATCTTCTTCACCTTCGCCGCCAGCTCACTGTGGGGCGTACTGCTGGGTATCGGCCTGGTCGGCACCATGATCGCCATGGCTGCGCCACTGCAAATCCGCCTGATGGATATTGCGCATGAAGCGCCAAGCCTGGCGGCGGCGTCCAACCATGCGGCGTTTAACCTGGCGAATGCGTTGGGGCCGTGGTTTGGCGGGATGGCGATTACGGCTGGGCTGGGGTGGACGAGCACCGGGTATATCGGCGCGGCTACGGCGCTGGTTGGGCTGGGCATCTACCTGATTGCACGCCGCATGAAGGGTGGGCACTAA
- the mqo gene encoding malate dehydrogenase (quinone), translating to MFKKVNTALLGLALSMGITSVHAEEAKKVDVLLIGGGIMSATLGVWLNELEPGWSMEMVERLDGVAEESSNGWNNAGTGHSALAELNYTPEDKNGNVEIPKAVEINEAFQISRQFWSWQVQQGVLKNPRSFINSTPHMSFVWGDDNIKFLKKRYEALQASPLFAGMQYSEDPAQIAKWVPLMMEGRDPNQKIAATWSPIGTDVNFGEITRQFVAHLQTTPKFDLKLSSEVQDITKNADGSWRVSYKNLKDGTKTETDAKFVFIGAGGGALHLLQKSGIPEGKEYAGFPVGGSFLVTDNPTIAEQHLAKAYGKASVGSPPMSVPHLDTRVLDGKRVILFGPFATFSTKFLKEGSYLDLLTSTTTHNIWPMTKVGVREYPLVEYLAGQLMLSDDDRFKALQEYFPNAKQSDWRLWQAGQRVQIIKRDEEQGGVLKLGTEVVSSADNSIAGLLGASPGASTAAPIMLTVLQKVFKDKVASPEWQAKLHQIVPSYGTKLNDSPEAVAKEWAYTAGVLQLTPPPAIPQMAAPKATEAAKPAAAPSKPASDLAL from the coding sequence ATGTTTAAGAAAGTAAACACTGCCCTGCTGGGGCTGGCTTTGTCGATGGGGATCACGTCCGTTCACGCGGAAGAGGCAAAGAAAGTCGATGTGCTGCTGATCGGCGGCGGCATCATGAGTGCGACCCTGGGTGTCTGGCTCAACGAGCTGGAGCCGGGCTGGTCGATGGAAATGGTCGAGCGCCTCGACGGCGTGGCCGAAGAGAGCTCCAACGGCTGGAACAACGCCGGTACCGGTCACTCGGCCCTGGCCGAGCTGAACTACACCCCGGAAGACAAGAACGGCAACGTCGAGATCCCCAAGGCGGTCGAGATCAACGAAGCGTTCCAGATCTCCCGTCAGTTCTGGTCCTGGCAAGTCCAGCAGGGCGTGCTGAAGAACCCGCGTTCTTTCATCAACTCCACACCGCACATGAGCTTTGTGTGGGGCGATGACAACATCAAGTTCCTGAAGAAACGCTACGAAGCCCTGCAAGCGAGCCCGCTGTTCGCCGGCATGCAGTACTCCGAAGACCCGGCGCAGATCGCCAAGTGGGTCCCGCTGATGATGGAAGGGCGTGACCCGAACCAGAAAATCGCGGCCACCTGGAGCCCGATCGGTACCGACGTGAACTTTGGCGAGATCACCCGCCAGTTCGTCGCGCACCTGCAAACCACGCCGAAGTTCGACCTGAAACTGTCGAGCGAAGTGCAGGACATTACCAAGAACGCCGACGGTTCGTGGCGTGTCAGCTACAAAAACCTCAAGGACGGCACCAAGACTGAAACCGACGCCAAGTTCGTGTTCATCGGCGCCGGCGGCGGTGCCCTGCACTTGCTGCAAAAGTCGGGCATTCCTGAGGGCAAGGAATACGCCGGTTTCCCTGTGGGCGGTTCGTTCCTGGTGACCGACAACCCTACCATCGCCGAGCAGCACCTGGCCAAGGCCTACGGTAAGGCTTCGGTGGGTTCGCCGCCGATGTCGGTTCCGCACCTGGACACCCGCGTGCTGGACGGCAAGCGCGTGATCCTGTTTGGCCCATTCGCAACCTTTTCGACCAAGTTCCTCAAGGAAGGCTCGTACCTGGACCTGCTGACCAGCACCACCACTCACAACATCTGGCCAATGACCAAAGTCGGTGTTCGTGAATACCCGCTGGTCGAGTACCTCGCCGGTCAACTGATGCTGTCGGACGACGACCGCTTCAAGGCGCTGCAAGAGTACTTCCCGAACGCCAAGCAGTCCGACTGGCGCCTGTGGCAAGCCGGTCAGCGCGTGCAGATCATCAAGCGTGACGAAGAGCAGGGCGGCGTCCTGAAACTTGGTACCGAAGTGGTCAGCTCCGCCGACAACTCCATTGCCGGCCTGCTGGGTGCATCGCCAGGCGCTTCCACCGCGGCTCCGATCATGCTGACCGTGCTGCAGAAAGTGTTCAAGGACAAGGTGGCGAGCCCTGAGTGGCAGGCAAAACTGCACCAGATCGTACCGAGCTACGGCACCAAGCTGAACGACAGCCCTGAAGCTGTTGCCAAGGAATGGGCCTACACCGCCGGCGTGCTGCAACTGACGCCGCCGCCTGCGATCCCGCAAATGGCCGCGCCAAAGGCGACCGAGGCTGCCAAGCCTGCGGCTGCGCCGAGCAAGCCGGCGTCTGACCTGGCGCTGTAA
- a CDS encoding LysR family transcriptional regulator has product MAKQLNIDLLRTFHAVARFQRFNEAAEYVHRSASTVTTQIQKLEDQIGQRLFSRSNQGVELTLYGKKLLGETTEFLKSHDRLLISLMPQRMEGKIRLGIPDTYAPAFIQQFLPRLIADNPLLELKVEARTSGELLNLFMANQLDLTITVSTHPLAQGERLGFVQPLWVAAEQFNYPANAPLPITVPIAGCPYRAAALQALKDHGIYHRVLLESPNTFAVEACVRSGVAVGLMEHSRMGEGLVEMKELPPLQAQHLYLLCDSSNALALHLHEQVRQFKV; this is encoded by the coding sequence ATGGCCAAGCAGCTGAATATCGATTTATTGCGCACCTTTCACGCCGTGGCGCGCTTTCAGCGTTTCAATGAGGCGGCTGAATATGTGCATCGCAGCGCGTCGACCGTGACGACACAAATCCAGAAACTTGAGGATCAGATCGGGCAACGCCTGTTCAGCCGCAGCAACCAAGGCGTGGAGCTGACGCTGTACGGCAAGAAACTGCTGGGCGAAACCACCGAGTTTCTCAAGAGCCATGACCGCCTGCTGATTTCACTGATGCCGCAACGCATGGAAGGCAAGATCCGCCTGGGGATACCCGACACCTATGCGCCCGCCTTCATCCAGCAGTTTTTGCCCAGATTGATTGCGGACAATCCGTTGCTGGAGCTGAAGGTCGAAGCGCGCACCAGCGGTGAGTTGCTGAACCTGTTCATGGCAAACCAGCTGGACCTGACCATCACGGTCAGCACACACCCGCTGGCACAAGGCGAGCGACTGGGGTTTGTGCAACCGCTGTGGGTCGCCGCCGAGCAGTTCAACTACCCTGCAAACGCGCCGCTGCCCATCACCGTGCCCATCGCCGGTTGCCCGTACCGGGCAGCGGCCTTGCAGGCGTTGAAGGATCACGGGATTTATCACCGGGTGCTGCTGGAAAGCCCGAATACCTTCGCGGTTGAAGCCTGTGTGCGCAGCGGCGTGGCGGTGGGCCTGATGGAGCACAGCCGCATGGGCGAGGGGTTGGTAGAAATGAAAGAACTGCCGCCCCTGCAAGCGCAGCATCTGTACCTGCTGTGCGATAGCAGCAATGCACTTGCGTTGCATCTGCATGAGCAAGTCAGGCAGTTCAAGGTCTGA
- a CDS encoding DMT family transporter, translating to MKRSTLGLFAVQAAFVLSWSSGYIGAKLGTQGSGAFNLLFWRFLLVAVCLGLYLNVRLLRVSWVLIRHYAIIGFLSQFLYLSCIYVAIQNGLPPGIAAIIAALQPLMTAALSTGNAAERSGGWQWVGLMISFAGVSIVIAGQYGSGGRGVSLVMYLLPLAAALGLTLATLYERRSAQRQEAGLVLPLFIQSLLTLIGFTGAVLYTDTLSIPHEPEVLVSIVWLTVFSTFVAYLSLWMLLRVMTATHVAALVYLEPPVTLVWAALMFGDVIHASTYAGMAVVGAGLLLVRCKRPTVACTS from the coding sequence ATGAAGCGATCTACCCTGGGGCTATTCGCCGTGCAAGCGGCGTTTGTGTTGTCGTGGAGTTCAGGCTATATCGGCGCGAAGCTGGGCACCCAAGGCAGCGGCGCATTTAATCTGCTGTTCTGGCGGTTCCTGTTGGTCGCGGTGTGTCTGGGCCTGTACTTGAACGTCAGGTTGCTGCGGGTTTCGTGGGTGCTGATCCGCCACTACGCCATTATTGGTTTCCTGTCGCAGTTCCTTTACCTGAGCTGCATCTACGTAGCGATCCAGAATGGCTTGCCTCCCGGCATCGCTGCGATTATCGCAGCGCTGCAGCCGTTGATGACGGCGGCGCTCTCGACGGGCAACGCCGCCGAACGCAGCGGCGGCTGGCAATGGGTGGGGCTGATGATCAGCTTCGCCGGGGTATCCATTGTTATCGCTGGCCAATATGGCAGCGGTGGTCGGGGTGTAAGCCTGGTGATGTACCTGTTGCCATTGGCCGCCGCCTTGGGGCTGACGCTTGCGACGTTGTATGAACGCCGCAGTGCACAGCGCCAGGAGGCGGGCCTGGTGCTGCCGCTGTTCATCCAATCGTTGCTGACCTTGATCGGCTTCACCGGCGCCGTGCTCTACACCGATACGTTGAGCATTCCCCATGAACCCGAGGTGCTGGTCTCGATTGTCTGGCTGACGGTGTTTTCCACCTTTGTCGCCTACTTGAGCCTGTGGATGTTGCTGCGGGTAATGACCGCCACCCATGTGGCTGCGTTGGTCTACCTGGAACCTCCCGTCACCCTGGTATGGGCAGCGTTGATGTTTGGCGACGTCATCCACGCATCAACCTACGCCGGCATGGCCGTGGTGGGCGCCGGGTTGCTGCTGGTGCGCTGCAAGCGACCGACCGTCGCGTGCACCTCTTGA
- a CDS encoding YXWGXW repeat-containing protein produces the protein MLLRYAALAAMVVAASGCVQERVVHERRPVQREYVEVVAPQPPPVQVVEVEPAPRYGYVWSRGYWRWEGGRYVAVHGHWEPVREGYRYVHPHWVQRNDGYHWQVGGWIR, from the coding sequence ATGTTGTTACGTTATGCGGCATTGGCGGCCATGGTCGTCGCAGCATCCGGGTGTGTGCAAGAGCGCGTCGTGCATGAGCGCAGGCCGGTGCAACGTGAATACGTCGAGGTTGTCGCGCCGCAACCGCCGCCGGTGCAAGTGGTCGAAGTCGAGCCGGCGCCACGTTACGGCTATGTGTGGTCGCGCGGTTACTGGCGTTGGGAAGGCGGACGCTATGTGGCGGTGCATGGCCATTGGGAGCCGGTGCGCGAGGGTTATCGCTATGTGCATCCGCACTGGGTGCAGCGTAACGACGGTTACCATTGGCAGGTGGGCGGCTGGATTCGGTGA
- a CDS encoding PIN domain-containing protein: MIGLDTNVLVRYVTQDDPAQSAKASQLIESLTAASPGFVSLVTLVELVWVLQSCYQSAKSDVVMVLETLLHTRELTVEHADIIWQALRKFIASKADFADCLIERCAHAAGCEYTATFDVNAAKAAGMKRLA; encoded by the coding sequence ATGATCGGCCTGGATACTAACGTGTTGGTGCGTTATGTGACCCAGGATGATCCCGCTCAATCAGCCAAGGCGTCCCAACTGATCGAATCACTTACCGCCGCGTCACCGGGCTTTGTCAGCCTGGTGACACTTGTGGAGTTGGTGTGGGTACTGCAGTCCTGCTACCAATCGGCCAAGAGCGACGTGGTGATGGTGCTGGAAACCCTGTTGCACACGCGCGAACTGACCGTGGAGCACGCCGATATCATCTGGCAGGCACTGCGCAAGTTCATTGCGAGCAAGGCCGACTTTGCCGACTGCCTGATCGAGCGCTGCGCGCATGCGGCCGGCTGCGAATACACCGCAACCTTCGACGTCAACGCGGCCAAGGCAGCGGGCATGAAACGACTGGCTTGA